The nucleotide window cattgctaagtatgttaccatacgatgttcttcaacagggactcccgatgaatgttgtgccttatgggatcgagactaaaggtaccatgagtattaatagcttacggccaagatatcctacagattactttagtgcattcaaaaTTAGTGAcggatgcttaatagtgcaagactggaccaaatgtgtgatggagaagcgcaaagaagtactagggggcagcaaacagatgcgctacccacgattaggagacaggttcatctgcatgctccaacttgatcaaggaggagagctacacatgttttatgttattttacctaagagagagcagcaagAGTGATTaactagctagaaatgagtttgaggatgatgatgtgctacactattactatgatgataaaatagctagtgttggtggtaatgactatgatgattattattagctagtgttagtggtgattaaataaatactgttggtggtaatgactatgatgatgattaaatagcttgtgctggcggattagattcaagtggaggcaacatgtggtgcacattgaaagtactactagtccaaactagatcaagtttggattagtagtatacttttgacatgtaccacatattgcctccacttggaactaatccaccttcatttgacacactgttatggacataatgatgtaaacctcataactggtattgtaccaatatttgtacgatggcgcataaatacactaaaaaaataaaaataaaaagaatactagtagcgatggagagaaaacacgctgccagtagttacattagcagtagcgtgggagtgaacaaacgttgcagctatttgtcctagcagtagcgcgtgtactgctaagcaatagttgtagcgccttattagtagcgcgcctacccgcgctactagtgagcacaaaaccagcgctactgctagggttttccctagcctcctactggattgataccttggttctcaaaaactgaggaaaatacttatgctactttgctgcatcatcctctcctcttcggggaaatccaacgcagtgctcaagaggtagcaaggcgGAAAAAGTTGTCGTCGACTGGACTCAGGAACCCGTTgtcgagcacgctcgtcgagtgcacgctgaaggttctccagtcgagtgcgctcagccaagttggccaggcgtgCCTCCTCCAAGGCTCGAGCCTCAGAGGTTTCCCCAACGATGGGCgtgtggagtgcatccatgttgCGGCGGCGAAGCTCTTCTCTCTACTGCGAAGAAAGGGGTTCagggcggtactcctcgtgaacgcgtGACGGATCACCGTCACCATCACCGTCGTCGTCGCGGCGGAATCCAGGAGGACTATGTGGTCCGTCGACCATCAGGACTTCAGCCGCAGGATCGCTGCTAtcgcattcggatgcggtctcGACGGAGCCGGTCGAACAGGTCATAGAGAGTTTCGTTGGGCTCGATTGTcgcgacttgtggggtggccgactgacgaGCCACCGCGTGtttcacccaccgctgaagccgcgATCGACCAGATCGCTTGCGTCAGCGAACAGCAGGGAGCGAGGACAccacgggagccgaccgatactagGCCGATGGCTGCTGGAGAAGGACGCCGCGAGCGCACGTgcatgcgcgaaagtgcgtcgccccgcggacgaggagcgcctcgacgtcgagGGGAGCTTCCTGatgccaggcggagtcgtcggcaaCGAAGACGAGcacgccgagacggatctcgcggccctcagccaatccaccgccagaaaccatgatgatgggaatcggaaaaatcgcaacttcaccaaaaagtcgctaagacacctgccccacggtgggcgccaactgtcgtggttctaagactgacagtagaatgaggggtaggtatgaggaggcaagatcccagctatggtgaagttgtacacaagatttacgagttcaggcccttcacggtggaagtaatagccctacgtctcggtgcccagaggcggtcgactggattatatgtgtgtggtGTTACAAGGGGTGTGAACtcttgtccctgaggagggggtggcttatatagagttcgccaagCCCCTCCCGCCCTTAGTTACACAAGGTTTAAAATGCATAAAGATGGGGCGTttctggtaacgctagtaataaaatGACATAAATGACCATTATGTTTATAGAGTAAACGTTCGACCGTTGCTGTTCAGAGTGGCTTTCGATCTTCTGTCTGTCGAGTGATTATTGCTATGGTCGAATGACATATAGTCTTCCGAGTGGAATGcttctggtcgagtggatgatggtatcCCTTGAACGCTTCTGACTTTAGGGTGATGTCTTAGGGGAGGGtatctaggtcaggcctatgatcCTACCCTAGATACATAGCTTCATCAAATGGCCCTAGCattattttttgaaattgcatctCATTTATATTAGAtcaatactccctccgttccctaTATAAGACCTTCTAGCTATTTCAAAATATTGACTACATACATAATAAAATGAGCGAACATAAATGCTAAAATGTGTCTACATACATATGAATCAAGAAAAAGCTAAAAGGTCTTATAGtaaggaatggagggagtagaacaCCGTATACAATCAGATATAGGGAAACTGAACCCACAGATACGAAAACTACCCTAAACAAAAGGGAGACTATGATACAACTATATGCCTCCAAATTCTCGCCAAAGTTGCAACCGTAGTCGAGTCATTGTACCATGGTAGCTCATGCCAATAATGGACAACATCAAGAAATCCAACCACTGAAGTATACATACAAAGACCTGCAGAGAAACAAAGTGGCCCTAGCTAATGTTGCCTCCTTCGCACACAAGTCAGCAGCGAAATTGGCAGAGCCTATTACAAAGTTTATAGTGCAGAAACTAAATAAGCCTGATACCATAAGCACTTTATTCTGCATGCCAATCATGCGTTGATGGGAAACACAAATAATGTGTTGATGGGAAGCACCGGAAACTTGAGGCATGGTATCAGGTTACTCATCTTTGCTTTATCAGATACCTTGAACATTCCAAACTTAGTTAGCAAAAACATACTACTAAGAAATGATGAGAATTCAAAATCATCAAGAGTGACTCACTCCTGCAACGATTCACTGGACTTGTCCATCACGGATTCCTTAATGAAGCTCAGaattatcatcaggaagcactgCCACAGTTGACAACCCGTCGAACAACGGCTTTTCATCCACACCACCATCATTATTGCCATCCATCAAGAAGAAGGAATGCGGAACAAGGCTTTCTCTGAACCTATGTTTCTTAAGATTCAGAAACACGCTCCATTCATACCGTGTGGACAAACTGCCATCGGCACCAGAAATATACTGCAGATATTGCCACCGAATGCCTGTCTCTCCCTTTCGAGAAAGGAGGAGCAAATCTCCTTGGATGTCCGGCACTAGAGAGAAGGCCACCACCTGCAATTTGATCCGGTGCTTCATTGACCAGGCCCAGCTGTGGTGATCCTGTAGCACCCAAAGATCAGCTGTGCCACCGCGGAAGGCATACAATCCAAGAGTGTCGTTCATCTCAAACAGCTCAAGAAGGGGGCCCTCGACGGGCGAAATCATATGCTGGAAAGACTCGGCCACGGTGTCGAACACCAGCNNNNNNNNNNNNNNNNNNNNNNNNNNNNNNNNNNNNNNNNNNNNNNNNNNNNNNNNNNNNNNNNNNNNNNNNNNNNNNNNNNNNNNNNNNNNNNNNNNNNNNNNNNNNNNNNNNNNNNNNNNNNNNNNNNNNNNNNNNNNNNNNNNNNNNNNNNNNNNNNNNNNNNNNNNNNNNNNNNNNNNNNNNNNNNNNNNNNNNNNNNNNNNNNNNNNNNNNNNNNNNNNNNNNNNNNNNNNNNNNNNNNNNNNNNNNNNNNNNNNNNNNNNNNNNNNNNNNNNNNNNNNNNNNNNNNNNNNNNNNNNNNNNNNNNNNNNNNNNNNNNNNNNNNNNNNNNNNNNNNNNNNNNNNNNNNNNNNNNNNNNNNNNNNNNNNNNNNNNNNNNNNNNNNNNNNNNNNNNNNNNNNNNNNNNNNNNNNNNNNNNNNNNNNNNNNNNNNNNNNNNNNNNNNNNNNNNNNNNNNNNNNNNNNNNNNNNNNNNNNNNNNNNNNNNNNNNNNNNNNNNNNNNNNNNNNNNNNNNNNNNNNNNNNNNNNNNNNNNNNNNNNNNNNNNNNNNNNNNNNNNNNNNNNNNNNNNNNNNNNNNNNNNNNNNNNNNNNNNNNNNNNNNNNNNNNNNNNNNNNNNNNNNNNNNNNNNNNNNNNNNNNNNNNNNNNNNNNNNNNNNNNNNNNNNNNNNNNNNNNNNNNNNNNNNNNNNNNNNNNNNNNNNNNNNNNNNNNNNNNNNNNNNNNNNNNNNNNNNNNNNNNNNNNNNNNNNNNNNNNNNNNNNNNNNNNNNNNNNNNNNNNNNNNNNNNNNNNNNNNNNNNNNNNNNNNNNNNNNNNNNNNNNNNNNNNNNNNNNNNNNNNNNNNNNNNNNNNNNNNNNNNNNNNNNNNNNNNNNNNNNNNNNNNNNNNNNNNNNNNNNNNNNNNNNNNNNNNNNNNNNNNNNNNNNNNNNNNNNNNNNNNNNNNNNNNNNNNNNNNNNNNNNNNNNNNNNNNNNNNNNNNNNNNNNNNNNNNNNNNNNNNNNNNNNNNNNNNNNNNNNNNNNNNNNNNNNNNNNNNNNNNNNNNNNNNNNNNNNNNNNNNNNNNNNNNNNNNNNNNNNNNNNNNNNNNNNNNNNNNNNNNNNNNNNNNNNNNNNNNNNNNNNNNNNNNNNNNNNNNNNNNNNNNNNNNNNNNNNNNNNNNNNNNNNNNNNNNNNNGCTgacaagtactccctccgtttttgaCACTAGAAGGCTCGGGAGACATTCTACAAGAAAAATCAGCACAGTATATAGTGTCACTAAAATTAATAAAGGGGCCGAAACCCTAAACAGAAGTCAAAATTGCTTCAGCAAGCAGAAGAATGAACATAGCTAAAGCACAACAAAACCAACATGAAACAAGCAAGACATGCAGAAATTACTCTCACAGGCAATAAGCTAACCAGGTTCTCTTTTCAACTCAAGAAGTTCAAAGTTAACATAACAATCTACTAGTACTACAGAGAGTATAAACTTTTAGAAGGCAAGCCTGGCGGAACATCGCAAAGATTTAAAGCAGCAGGTGACAAAACATATATAGCTTTCAAATATATCTTGCTGTCAGCAGGGCTTTGGAACAGAAGTCAGGCAGTCCACTGCCCGCCGtatccagcagcagcagcaggctGAGGTGACACGCCCTTTGCAACCGCAGGCTGTGGGTTTGCAGCAGGTGCAGCATAGCCACTTTGAGCTGCTGGTGGCGCAGACTGATCATAACTTGGTGGGTTTGTAGCTGGTGGCTGAGTGTATCCTGCCTGACCATATCCAGGCTGACCAGTTGTCGGTGCAGCAGCATATCCTGACTGTGGGTAGGCATTTCCATAGTTGGGATCAGCTGGGGCTCCCTGATAACCATAGTTTGCATTGTTTTGAGCTGACTGATCACCGTATGCTGGCTGTGATGCAGGATACTGCGCATAGCCGCCTTGTTGACTGTACCCTGGTCCTGCCGGAGCAGTCTGACCATATGCTGCTGGCCCTTGCCCTTGCCCACCCTGCTGTGAATAACCCTGCTGAGCATACCCATCAGGTCCAGTTGGGTATGTTTGACCATAAGCAGGAGGTTGCTGGGCTGGCGGAGCATAAGATGCAGGCGGTGGTGCCTGGTAAGCACCATCTGCAGGTGCACTGCCTCTGGGTGGCCATTGTCCAGGTCCACCATATGGAGGTCTAGCATAAGGATCTGGCTGTTGAGGGTAGCCTTGCTGCGGACCGGCTGGTGGCTGCCCATAGTACTGCTGGGCTGGAGCTGGAGCACTGTACCTAGGATCACCATATCCAGGGCCATAGTTCTGTGGAGGTGCAGACTGCGGATACTGAGGCTGTCCATAGCTTGGAGCTTGTGATGGGCCATAGCTGTTGTAGTTACCTGGTCCAGGGGGGTAGTTTGGTGGCTGGCTTTCATAAGGTTGAGATCCCTGTTTGTAGTAGTCATAACCACCACCCTGGTGAGGCGGAGGGCCCTGCCTCTGGTCCCAGCCCATGCCACCTCTTGGTGGTGGCTGCTGTGGGTAACCACCATAAGGGGGTTGAGAGTATGGCGCGTTCTGAGGAGGCCCTCTTGGTGGATATCCATACTGCTGAGGTTGAGACCGTGGCCCCCACTGAGAAGCTGGGCCATGACCCTGAGGGTTGTGATGTTGCGGACCATAGCCACCAGACTGAGTTGTGTTTCTTGGAAATGTCTGTATATAAAAGTATGTTAGAAACCAAACAAGAAAAGTAAATGGCAAAGACAAAGGCTGGATATAAGATGTATAACAACATCATAGAAGGATAACTGTCATATCAAAGTTGTACACCAATAAACCTGCAAGTTCGTGCTAGTAAAAAACTTTTCATAGCTACAGCATTCAAATAAAGTAGTCTTCCAAGAGAAAAAATACAAGTATGCATCTTATAACATTTCATACCCTTATGTGGACATCTAAAGTGAAAAGTGCAACACAAAGGGCAATAGAATCAACCATCCATGAATAAACACATAATGTCAATGAGATGAGACACTAGTATTAGAATGCAAATACCAACAATCATCACATTCAGTAGAATTAAGGGAACAAGAGCTTCACAGATTGAAAGAAACAATGTTTACAATTCAACATATTTCCACATCTCCATACAGTTCAGAAATAAAAAAACATGGCAAGATCACATACGAAGCACTGACATGATAACAAGGTTAATTAGCCCAAACTTCATAAAGGGACAGACAGGGACTGCAGTTGTGGGGGGGTAACACATCATAAAACTAAGACAAATGATGTGACATAGTTCACAGCTTTTCGACTATAGAGAAGTGGTTCTGCAGACAACAGAGAGTTGCAAACAATTTAGTTTAGCAAACCTAGACATGGTGATGCAGTATCCTTGGCATGGCAATGATACAATTGGTGCAGTCTTCCAATGCAGGATTGGTTTTTCTTTCCATTTCAGCCATAAGCAGCCTTACCAGTTACCCCGACTACAAAAACCATACGAGGGCAAGGGACAATGATCAATATCCCTCTGCTGTGATGCAACGGATGAAGGAGATGACCCCATCAGGAAGGCCTAGCTGAATCTGCATTGGTATACCCAGCCAACTCCAATTGGCACCTTCAACAAAAGATAATTCACGGAAACTGGAAGGGAGATAACCTGATGTGTCAGCTACGACTTCCGATGTAGGAAACAGTATCAGATTTTATCTAGAGTTAGCAAGAGGCTAATTGACCAAACCATGTGTGAAGCCAGAGCCAAGGATCAGGTAAAAACATTGAGGGCAGTCCAGTTACACTAGAACCATGAACTCTTCTATTATTGTTTCTGTAACTGTATCCAACTTTCCTAGGTCCAAAATACAAAACCATTCAATAttaactggtggtgaaccatttATTCCTAGTTCCTAATTTTGTTTCTAAATATAATCGATGCTGCACATTATGTTTCGTACTGATACTACATCAAGCACAATAACATGATTGGCAGGTTGCAGGCAACACTCAAAATTTTATAGTGACATGCAGAACAAAAGGTGGCATACTAGACATTTCAGGGCAAAATACATACTAAATATTTCAGGGCAAAATTTGGTGGAGAATATAGCTCTAACAGTAACAAATAACCCACAATAAAATTATGTGGGTGAACCTACTACAACCCACAATAACCCACAAGCCGATTGCATGTCACTGACTGATTGATCGATCAAGGAAAGTAGGGCAAACGGAGAACTTACCTTCCAGTCCAGTTAGGCACTTCTATATATCAAGAATGTCATACAGGCCCATTAAAGAAGACACAGATTAGTCTAGTCATACTTCAGATTCCATAAATGGGCAAGGGGCAATATAAAACACCCCAAGCACGATAAAGTGACTATTTTCGGATTGCTATTTAATCAAGAATGCACTTGCGCTAAAGTGTGCTCATATACACATGAACAATGTTCAAATTTACAAGATGCAGAGTTGGAATGAAACAGCCACAAATGTTAAAATGGGAGCATCAACGCAAGTTACAAAAATGGCATAAACTAGGACAATTTTCAATTTCTATTATCAGAATATAAAAGGTTTTACTCCAAAAAACAACTAATGGGAGACTCCTTTCAGGCAAAACATCTCCAGTCTTATTCATAGACAAGGCAATTTGAAC belongs to Triticum urartu cultivar G1812 chromosome 7, Tu2.1, whole genome shotgun sequence and includes:
- the LOC125518940 gene encoding uncharacterized protein LOC125518940 — protein: LVFDTVAESFQHMISPVEGPLLELFEMNDTLGLYAFRGGTADLWVLQDHHSWAWSMKHRIKLQVVAFSLVPDIQGDLLLLSRKGETGIRWQYLQYISGADGSLSTRYEWSVFLNLKKHRFRESLVPHSFFLMDGNNDGGVDEKPLFDGLSTVAVLPDDNSELH
- the LOC125520420 gene encoding far upstream element-binding protein 1-like → MADSDASAAPPEVATEMKIPVVDLTDAVQEDAAPDPAAAAPTQEEEPSEVAEAEGDHKRKLEEVDAGAEANGAGEDAKRPRVEGNGADAVQNSESSEKPEEPVAVITEGAADAEVAPAGDLQTSYEVKPQETATEAPPQQQEGDATGALQETTRLIDVPNTKVGVLIGKAGETIRNLQMSSGAKIQITKDADVPSDATTRPVELVGTTESIDKAEQLIKSVIAEAEAGGSPALIAKGFGSGQSGSEQFEMLVPDNKVGLIIGKGGETIKNLQTRSGARIQLIPQHPPAGTTLTERTVRVTGNKKQIEAAKELIKQAMSQTFPRNTTQSGGYGPQHHNPQGHGPASQWGPRSQPQQYGYPPRGPPQNAPYSQPPYGGYPQQPPPRGGMGWDQRQGPPPHQGGGYDYYKQGSQPYESQPPNYPPGPGNYNSYGPSQAPSYGQPQYPQSAPPQNYGPGYGDPRYSAPAPAQQYYGQPPAGPQQGYPQQPDPYARPPYGGPGQWPPRGSAPADGAYQAPPPASYAPPAQQPPAYGQTYPTGPDGYAQQGYSQQGGQGQGPAAYGQTAPAGPGYSQQGGYAQYPASQPAYGDQSAQNNANYGYQGAPADPNYGNAYPQSGYAAAPTTGQPGYGQAGYTQPPATNPPSYDQSAPPAAQSGYAAPAANPQPAVAKGVSPQPAAAAGYGGQWTA